A region from the Ammospiza nelsoni isolate bAmmNel1 chromosome 1, bAmmNel1.pri, whole genome shotgun sequence genome encodes:
- the LOC132074548 gene encoding cytochrome P450 7A1, with protein MFLASWIWGMAVILCCVSWFLLGRRRRRQGEPPLENGFLPYLGCALKFGANPLEFLKEKQKKHGHIFTCHVAGKYIHFLTDPFSYHELMRQGKHLDWKKFHFATSAKAFGHGSIDPAEGNTTENFHQTFIRTLQGNALDALIEAMMENLQYVMLQSRAPKLQSNTWVTEGLYTFCCQVMFESGFLTLFGKEFNSNNDKNLSSKQETERAHILNALENFKEFDKIFPALVAGLPIHLFKSAHSAREKLGEALLHKNLLKRDNLSELVTLRMFLNDTLSTFDDMEKAKTHVAVLWASQANTIPATFWTLFYLLKNPEAMRAATKEVQSVLESAEESISLDGKHISLNRKQLDNMPILDSIIKEAMRLSSASMTFRVAKEDFTLHLENDFYKIRKDDIVALYPQLLHFDPEIYADPLTFKYDRFLNEKGEEKTDFYRHGRRLKHYYMPFGTGIAKCPGRLFAVHEIKQFLALIFSYFEIELVDSNVKCPSLDQSRAGLGILQPSNDVDFRYRLKCL; from the exons ATGTTCCTGGCATCCTGGATCTGGGGAATGGCAGTAATACTTTGTTGCGTGTCTTGGTTTCTTCtagggaggaggagaag GCGGCAAGGTGAGCCACCACTTGAAAATGGGTTCCTTCCATACCTGGGCTGTGCCTTGAAGTTTGGTGCCAACCCCCTTGAATTCctcaaagaaaagcagaagaagcACGGCCACATCTTCACTTGCCATGTAGCAGGGAAATACATTCATTTCCTCACTGACCCTTTTTCATACCATGAATTGATGCGCCAGGGAAAACACTTGGACTGGAAAAAGTTCCACTTTGCTACTTCTGCCAAG GCTTTTGGGCATGGTAGCATTGACCCAGCGGAGGGAAACACCACTGAAAATTTTCATCAGACTTTCATTAGAACCCTTCAAGGCAATGCCCTAGATGCCCTCATTGAAGCAATGATGGAAAACCTCCAGTATGTCATGCTGCAGTCAAGAGCACCTAAGCTTCAGTCTAATACCTGGGTGACAGAAGGACTTTATACCTTCTGTTGCCAAGTGATGTTTGAGTCTGGCTTTTTAACACTTTTTGGTAAAGAATTTAATTCAAATAATGACAAAAACCTATCATCAAAGCAGGAAACTGAGAGAGCTCATATCCTAAATGCCCTTGAAAACTTCAAGGAATTTGATAAGATTTTCCCAGCCCTCGTGGCAGGGCTGCCCATCCACCTGTTCAAGAGTGCCCACAGTGCACGTGAGAAGCTGGGAGAGGCCCTCCTGCACAAGAACCTCCTGAAAAGGGACAACCTCTCTGAGCTTGTCACCCTGCGCATGTTCCTGAACGACACCCTGTCAACCTTCGATGACATGGAGAAGGCCAAGACCCACGTGGCAGTGCTCTGGGCCTCTCAGGCAAACACCATTCCTGCCACCTTTTGGACCTTGTTCTATCTTCTTAA GAATCCAGAAGCAATGAGAGCAGCTACCAAAGAAGTGCAAAGTGTTTTGGAAAGTGCTGAAGAGAGTATCAGCTTAGATGGCAAACATATTTCCTTGAACCGGAAACAGCTGGATAATATGCCAATACTGG ACAGCATCATCAAGGAGGCGATGAGGCTCTCCAGCGCATCCATGACTTTCCGAGTGGCCAAGGAGGATTTCACTTTGCACTTGGAGAACGACTTTTACAAAATTCGCAAAGATGATATTGTAGCTCTTTatcctcagctgctgcatttcGATCCAGAAATCTATGCTGATCCCTTG ACATTCAAATACGATCGCTTCCTGAACgagaagggagaggagaagacCGACTTCTACCGGCACGGCCGGAGGCTGAAGCATTACTACATGCCCTTTGGGACAGGCATAGCCAAGTGCCCGGGAAGGCTCTTTGCTGTCCACGAGATTAAACAGTTTTTGGCTCtgattttttcatattttgagATAGAGCTTGTGGACAGTAATGTGAAGTGTCCCTCTCTAGACCAGTCCCGTGCAGGACTGGGTATTTTGCAGCCATCAAATGACGTTGATTTCAGGTACAGGCTGAAATGCTTATGA